The Vibrio bathopelagicus genomic sequence TTGTGTTATCTGACCGTTTTTGTCATCCTCGATGCATAGAATTTTTAGGATGACTCTTGTGATTAAAAAATGGCTTCCCCTTGTTGCCGCCTCTTTACTATTTGGCTGTGCTCAACCTACCGACCTTGCTCAACAACATCTTGATGATGAATTTCCCCGTACCTTAAATAAGGTTGATCAGGTCGAATCTAATAAGCCAAGAGACTACACCGCATTTTCAGAACAAGCTGAGATGGTCGTTTCAAAATCCCCTTCAATGGCTAAAATCTACGAACCGCTTTATCAGCAACTTAATGAGTGGGCGATGCAAAGTGGAGATCCTAGCGAGTTAGCTAACTTCGGCGTTCAAACCGCTCAGCTTGGTGGCGGCGATAAGCAAGGTAATGTCTTATTCACGGGCTATTTTTCTCCGGTGATGGAACTGCGCCATGAAGCGAGTGAGGAATACCGATTCCCTGTTTATGGACTTCCTGACTGTGACAAAGATTGCCCAACACGGGAGGAGATCTACAACGGTGCATTAGAAGGCCAAGGTCTTGAGCTCGGCTACTCTGCAAATCGTATCGACCCGTTCATGATGGAAGTACAAGGCAGTGGTTTTGTGCATTTTGGTGATGACGATACGTTGCAGTATTTTGCTTACGCGGGGAAAAACAACAAAGCTTACGTGAGTATTG encodes the following:
- the mltA gene encoding murein transglycosylase A, with amino-acid sequence MTLVIKKWLPLVAASLLFGCAQPTDLAQQHLDDEFPRTLNKVDQVESNKPRDYTAFSEQAEMVVSKSPSMAKIYEPLYQQLNEWAMQSGDPSELANFGVQTAQLGGGDKQGNVLFTGYFSPVMELRHEASEEYRFPVYGLPDCDKDCPTREEIYNGALEGQGLELGYSANRIDPFMMEVQGSGFVHFGDDDTLQYFAYAGKNNKAYVSIGRVLIERDLVPREKMSLKAIKEWVLANDPEVVKELLEQNPSFVFFEARDDLSVMGSAGIPLLPMAAVAGDRSILPMGTPILAEVPLLNSDGTWSGAHQLRLLLVLDTGGAVKQNHLDLYHGMGPRAGTEAGHYKHFGRVWKLGLDGSATEAPWALPPEKVE